CCCAGTTCCCCAAGAATACTATTCAGCACAAGCACAAGGCCACCACCAATTACACAATCATACCTTGCACCAGCAGCTTCATATGTACAAGCAACCGTCTTCACAGACTCAAAGCTCTCCCCAATCCGACATCAGGGGTAACACCAATGACCAGTCCGAGAGCATTGAAGATGGTAAGTCAGAGAACAGTACTAGCTGGAAGGCTGACAGTGATGGTGCAGCGGAGAATAGAAGAGAAGAAAAAGGATTGGTGATTAGAGAGGATGGTGATGAGAGTAATGAAAGTGACATTACTCTTAAATTTTAGGGTTTACTTTAAGATTAATTTAGTTTATGTATTCTTATTTTCTATCTATTGCTACAACTAATCATTTAACTTTGAGACTCTATTTTTCTGCATTTAGCTAAGTTTTCGGAGATCTGAAAGGTCGAGGGAGAGAGGTATATAGGGCATAAGCAAACATGACAGTTTGTTCTGTATCCATTTGCATGTTTAATGAAACTAAAGATTGAATTTCATGGTATACTTTGCACTTTGTTTTTACCCTTTTCAAAGTTTGACAGACTATAACTCTTCACTTTTataaaagaaaatcaaccaaTTAAATACCATGAAAGTTCTGCTACTGCGATAATCTTACTAAGACAGAATAATCCAGTTTCTTATATATTTAGTTTTCATTTATGAAAATCAAATTTGATAAGTTTTCGGTGTTCAAATTGATAAACGTACTCTTGGTTTGAGCTTTTCAATGATTTCATAGCTATTTTATTGAAATTTAGCTTCAAAGAATTTCTAGAATTAGAACATTTAAGATGATATATgcaaaaaataatttatttattttttaaattttcacaCCAGCGATTCTATATACAGCCTTGTGGatagaaggaactttgatagcAATTTTAATGTTCTAGATCTGATCAATTAATATGGGATAATAGCCAAATATTATCGAAATTATTTGATATTTGCATAATTGCATTTCTTCTGGGATAAGATTTTAAGAATTTCATTCCAATCCCATAGTTTTATCGAAAAACTAGCATGTTCACCAGACAGAACTATCCCATCAGGAATTACGAACTTTTCTGTGCCCCTCCGGTCGTTGAGAAACTTAGTACTCCCTTCGTCCCTAAAAATGTTCCTATCTGTGTTGGACACATTTGTCAATGCACatttttgattgttaatatctttaatttcgtattagtattacatataaaaactttattatattaaagtactcataaatcactcatgactatgtttgatattataaattatacttaaattaatagtcaatcgcTTACCGTGAACAGTACAAAAAGTCAAAAGGGGAAATGTTTAacaggacggagggagtactaacTAACGATTAATTAACCAACAGATCTTCAACTTAAAGTTTGTCAAAACTATGTCGTCAGATACATTTTCCAGTCTCAATCAGAGGAGTGTGGGGAATTCAGTCTCAACGATTCTAATTTTGTCCTACGAGATAATTAACAGAGCTTGGCCATACTCTCGTCAGATGTTTGGATTTGTATTACAGATATAGTTGTTTACCTCGTCTCTAATTATCCAGCTAATATTAATACTGAGAAGTCTCGGTGTCTGGGGATATTGTTTAGACTTGATTCTGAAACCAATCACGAAATTGTGGGTTTTCAACTAGTAGAGTCTTCACCAGATTTGTCTTCAGGAGGAGCTGGGTTTTGATCCATCTAAATAGCTGAACAAATCATGTCCACGCAGTAGCATTGGAAATGAGCCTTCCAAGCAGTGTTACAGACTTACGGATTTCGGAAATCAGAATTATTCAGTCGAGTTACCGATTTATgatttatcggacgatttttaaaaaatcaaatgATTTATTGGTGATTTATCAGAAATCAGTCAAATCggacaaatatttttgaccgatttttaAGCAtcgatttatcggcgatttttgaaaaatcggtcAATTTCTGTAACAGAGCTTCCAAGTAATATTTCTTTGGTTGCCAATGAATTTACTGGCAAGTTGAGAAGCAGGATGAAAATAATTTGGCCATGTGGGATGACTTTTGCATTAGGATCGGAAAAGAAACGTTGTTTGTTGGTTTGTTGAGTGTTCCATGGATAATTAAAAGGTTCGACTGCAATGTTGAATCAAATTCGTTTTCTGGGCTCTGAATACCATATGGAGGGGTTGAGGAAGACTAGTAGAAAAACACTATAACATGCTCCATTTTAATCAACTGGTACAGAATCAGTACGTATATTCTGCTTGCACATCTCAATGCAACACTTTAACTTCACTTTTCATCACACTTCCTGGACTAGGATGACCCAATAAAAGTTAATTTCTATAGTCCTAGAAAATTTCCTCTCCATAGAAAATGCTAGTTTCATTTATTGACATTTAAGCATAAAATTTCACATGCAACGAGTATGATTGTATAATTACATATATTGACTATTAGAATAGACAATATATTGCCAAAAGCACTAGAATCAAACAATATAGATGCACTAGCATCAAACAATATAGATATAGAAAAGCATAACTCTGTACACAACTCGGTTCTCTACAACACAATCAGTTTTAAACATAAGACAAGTCATTGCTACTTTGGCTTCCTTCATCTATTTTATTATTGCAATTAAATCTGTACTCTCAAAATTCTTCTACCAAATTTATCTTAATAACACCTTCATGTACAAGCATCGTTATCAAGTTTTGAAGTCCTAACTGATGTATATCCTTTTTAGATGGCTTAAAATACATAAAAGCATTTATCTGTACCAATAACCAAAAATTAGTCAGACAGAACAACAATTTCATACCCAATACTAAAGGGATGAGAGCAAATAGTTACAAGCATACACCTAGCAGACCCCGCGGTATCTCAAAGATTGCCATTTGGTAAAGCCCCACTTCGAAGAACTACATCATCATTACGCACTATCTCTACTGATGTTGAATCAACAAGAGCCTGGAAAGGAAAATAAATAGAAGTCGATCAAAGTTGGTCCAAGTACTAATTTAAGCTTCTATACatttttctgaaatattttttTACACTTTACTATAGTTGTGTTGCTGCAAATGCAACTCATATACAATATCTCAACTTCATAATTTAAAGCAATTTAGTATTAAAGATAGACAATAATTATAAAGAAAGATTTGTCTAGCAATGTATACCTACCAAGATAAAACTAGAAAAGCAAATTTGTATTAGGGGCCTACCAATTGTTCAAATTTAAACACTTATTTGTGTAACAATTTTATATGAATGTTGTCATTTTCTGGTAATATTAGGGGCCGTTTGTTAAACCTGAATGATTTAGATTACTAAATGGTCAGGCGATCGGCTCAAATTGTTGGAGTGAATTATTCAGCTTTTTTTTGGCCTTAGTTCTATAACTTTTAGTTTCCTTTAACCAATTAAAGAAATTTCAAAACAACCTTAAATCTGCAAAAAAATGTACTAGTAAGTTGTAATAAACAAAATGGCCCGTTCCGATCTCCTCTACTGAAAGAAGAGTATGTACATACAAGCATAAAACAGATGAAATTTTTTAACTACAAACCTGAAGTTCCTCTTCATAGCCTTTCGCCCTGTCGCTACATTCTTTCATATTCTGATAGCATTTATGCAGCTGGAAAAATATTCAACATATTCACCATCATATTCAATTAATCAAATCATTAAACATATGTAGCTAAATTCCTCATCGCTTTTACCTTGGTCAGTTGGGTCTGGTGATGTGAAGTTAGCTTCTTTGCCATTAATAATGCATCCTCTAAACTCTGAAGGCATCAGAACTTTCCAGTAAGAAGAAATAGCATCCAGCGGCGTAATTTTATTTAACGGATAATTAAAGAACGGAAAGACATTAACAGATAGACACAAATAATGGATGAGGAAAATAGATAACTGGCATTGGAAAAAAATAATGACCTGTGATTTTTCCTGCAACTTCTCCACAAATTCCCCCTTTTCTTCTATAGATTCTTCAATGTGAGAGATCTGGGTAGTGGATTGAACATTAATTTATTACCTCTTATTACCCAACATAAGTAATAAATGCCACTATGAGAGACTTTAACACATGTGAAGACCGAATCAAAATCCTACACAGATCAGTTCTTTCAAAGTGACAGTGGACAAATAGAACCTTAATGACATTGAAGTGAAGAACAGTGTGACAGGACAGCACCAATTTtccgggggggggggggggggccGCCCATTCAAAAAAGCACCAAATCCACACGTCAAATATTATCTTATGAAATTTTATACAGCAGATTTTAGTAGCGACTCCATAGTGTTCATTTAGCTACATAACATAGTTTGAGCACCTGTGCAAATCAATTCCTTCACAGTTTACACCAACTAAGCATGTATATCAGCGAAGGATATAGAATTGCCACTTTACTAATTTAAATCAGCATATGAAAAAAATGCTAACCTCTTTTTTCAATTCTTCAAGCCTTTGAGTTGAAAACTCCAGCTCTCCTTCGACCTGATActaagtaaaaaaaatataattctAAAAGGAGGACAAGTTTCAGCATTTTTAATAGTTTACCTTCCCCAAAAATATGATTATTCAATCAATAATGTGGGGATTATCTACCTGATTCTCATTGCGGCCAATAAACTCTGAAGAGAGTTCTCTGCTCCGCTGGTCATTAGCATCTGAGCTGCTTAAAAAACAAATTGAATGCacaatcaaatgaataaaactgatgTAAATTCCTAGAAGAAGATAACAAAGTTTTTTAATATTGTATCTACCAAAAGAAAGCTGTAGTTATTTCAGTGTTTAAAATAAATTGTTCAGTCAATTACTTCTGAAGGTGGTTTCATCGAACTAAACACCTATACGCCTTAATTACTTCTGAAGCTATGAATATCGATAAAACTAGGGAACTCCAAATAGATACAaataaaatgaaaagaaaaattgcaACACTGCCCATCATATAGAAAACTCTATAAGAAAAAAGACATCTGAGAGTGCAGTGCTGGAGGTGTATACAGTTCTGTCTTCAGACCAATAAGCAACATCATCTATATCATCTAAATCTTATTGATCCACCAAGTCACTATTCTATAGCAAAACTTTATATAAGCAACATTAAAATTCATAGGTTTGAAAAAATCTAATATTCAGGATGCATATTTTAGTACATCTTTTAATACCCTATTTCACATCATAATCGCTCCTTTACAAGTTATAACATATTCTAACGTTAGTACTGAAATAGACAGGTATTATTAGAGCTGGAATTTATTACTGACGTTATCAATACAACTAAACTGTATTATAAAAAACATGCGTGGATACTATAATGTATAGACATGATTTTCATGAAGAAATATAAATGCTACACAGATATTTACCTCAATGTCAATAAATAACTACAAGCAGCATGCAAACTGAAGTTATAACTTACCCATTCGAATAGTTAAAAATCTGGTCCTTGTCCTTCTCTTCACTTCCATTATGAATTTTGGTTTGCTCCACTTCCTTATCTTGATGCCAATCGGATTTTGGATCTCTATCCCGATCAAGGAGATGGTTCCTGAAATCTGATTTTGGATCTCTATCTCGATCAGGGAGATGGTTCCTGACATGGTCTTGTTCAATGTCTTTGAGATTTCCATGTTCGCGATCCTTATCTCTATTCGATAAATGGTCCCTTGTACGATCATTGTCACGGGTACGGATATATCCCCTCTCCCTATCTTGGCTATGGTCATTACGGTTAAATCCCCTCTCCCTATCTTGACTATGGTCATTACGGTTATATCCCCTCTCCCTATCTTGGCTACGCTCACTACGGTTATATCCCCTATCCCTACCTTGATTCCGATCTACAGAACGGTCTCTGGGTCGTTCATGAAACCGATCTCTATCCTGGACTTTATCTCGATCTCTTCCCCTGTCCCACTCTGCTCCACTTTCAGGATTACGCCTAAAACTGTCACGACCAAGATTGGACCTCCCATTTCTGTTCTTCACTTCACTCACTTTTACTGGGCGGCCATCTATTGTCTGGTTAAACGCGTCGCAAACATATGTCCAAAAAATTAATTAGATAGCAAAACAAGAGGGGAAAAGACGGAAATATAATAGTATTTCTGTAAAGGTTACAGAAAATAattatgagagagagagagagagaccctTCCATTCATATCCTTGATGGCATCTTCAGCAGAGCGAGGATTGGTAAAAGTAACAAATCCATAACATTTTCCCCCAACTTCACGGTCATTCACAATCTGAAAAACCAAGATATATAGatgcattttagaaattaatataaattgaTTCTTTGCAATACAAAAATAAGTGGAGAACGCGAGTCCTATTCTAGAACATTACTCGACAAAATATTTTTAGTTCTCAACCATGATCTCTGCAGTTGTTAAGTGAATAGGTAGTTATTCAATTCGCTTTTTTATCTGTTCAAAAGACCAGGACAATTGTTGCAGTTGCTAATCAAATGGGTAAATTTTCACCATATACTCCTAATAAAAAACGTGCTCAGGCGAACTTTCGTGTATATACATTGATTTGAGCTAATTGAACATCCTACCAACCTCAACATATATCAACTCCAGAGTAAAAAACAGATACAGTAAAAAGAACACAAACTGATCAAATTAAATGGCGGTACTTAAATGCAACTTAACCACAACCATAACTCTCTATCTTCAATCACTGTAAACAATACACCGAGTCACTACACATATAACCACTACATTATAAAATAGCCTAATCAAAACCCTAGAAATCTCAAATTATAATCCACCACAACTCGAAAGTCGAAACCGAAACATATGTATACTCCTAATAAAAAGTGTACTCAAACGAACTTTGCCAATGTATATATGTCTATTTTAGCTAATTGAACATCCTACATAGCTCAACATATATCCACTCGAGTATAAAAACAGATATGACAAACAGAACACAAACTAATCAAATTAAACAGCAGTACTTAAACGCAACTTAACCACGGGCCCACTGAACCACTACGATAACTTCTCCACCTTCAATCACATTCTACAATTACCGTAAACAATAAACCAACTCACTACACATATAACCACTACATAGCCTAATCAAACCCTAGAAATCTCAAACTACAATTCACCGCAGCTCGAAAATCGAAACCGAAACATAACAAACATTCTCACCTACACACAATAATCCGACAACATTCTCATATCTAATCAACCTCAatagagagagaaatattttCTACACATAAACTATAAACTATAAACTATATCAACAAAAAATTAAATTAAGCTGGATAATCATATCATGTAGCCAAATAGAACTAAAATTAAgctaattaaaaattaaaataatcatcagcgataaaaaaaaaagagagagatgaAAATAGATATATAATACATACTTTAACAGCGCAAACGCGGCCGTAGAGATCGAAAGCTTTGCGAATGGAGTCTTCGTTGGCGTCGTATGGGAGACCGCCGACGTAGACGGAGTTACCGTCGGAAATCGTCATTTTCCGATTTAAAGTTCGCCGATTATTATGCAAGTAAAATGAATAAGGGTTGTAAGTAGAGGCGGTGGAAACTGGAAATCAATAGTGTTTTTCGCACTGCTGCCTttttcattattattattattattattattattattattattattattattattattattattattattattgttattattattattattattattattattgttgttgttgttgttgttgtttttattattactattattattattagaaatCATGTCCAAAATACACCATTTTCCAGTTTTAACTGTCCAAAATGCTGATTGACGGTACGTTCCGCCCAAAATACCCGCTGATTATGCATATGGGGAATGCATATACAGTTTTTTAAATTTTTGTGAAGAAAACGTATGTGACACATGCGTGTTCTCTTTTTGATTTTCAAAGAATACGCATTCTAAAGATGCGAATGCGTATTCAAGTGAAAACAAAAATGAAACACGCATGTGAGACATGCGTATTCTTCACAAAATTTTACAAAATTGTATACGCATTCTCCAAATGCGTATATTTTGGTTAACGCATCCCGCCAAACTGTATTTTGGGCATTTACCTcccaaatggtgggtattttgTTTTTTCactcttattattattattattattattattattattattattattattattgttattattattattacagtGGTGAAATTTTTTTGAGAAACTACCAAAAATAATAACATTTTTAAGTATTTTTCGATTTTACTGTCTTCTGAtattttttgcaaaaatacggaatCGGTCAAAAACAAACACATATGCAAACTCGTCGAAGGTTGCATCTGATTCCGGTTGCCAAAAACTGTATTTTTGCTAAAAAAATTTGAAAACTAATATTTTTGCAAATAAAAAAgtatttttcattttatttttaaaaaaataacagtattttggaaaaatatttttagatttgaatatttttcaaaaaagccCAAAAAAGTTGATAAATTTTAAAGGGTTTAATACTCCTAAGTAAATAAGGTGggtacaaataaatttttaatgtgaatatttttgtaattacagaatttgataaaaaaaattaaaattttataattataaatacaaTACCTAGTCATATAACTCATGTATTTAATTAGGGCatttttctcaattttataaGAGTCCGAAAAGAATAGATTCTTCTCTTTTgagaaaaaaaattgatttttcattagtgaaaaattatttttttatattttacaaAAGATAATTATATACAAGTTTCAATAACAAGACGCACCAAAAATATCTTTTTGTAATATATTTCAAATTACAGACAAATCAAAGATAATATTAAACAATTACCTTATTTTTGTAACAATTTTTCTCAGATCACTAATTATTTTTAACAACAATTCTAAACAAACTTAAGTATCAATCAtttcatttttaaattttcagTAACATCTAATATATTTTTTATCCATAAATTTAATAGATCCTGCTAATTTTCTCGGCCGAAGCAAATTTTAACAATCTGATGGATGCTGCTTTCCTAATATCCTGCCTCACCATATGATAACAAAATATAATTTTGCACATCTAcgaaattatattaaaaaaaaactCCACCCCTCCCTCTGGTCATGTAAGTCATTTTAAGTGTTTTGATCACATAAtcattatttttcaaaatttttttctgaataaatatttaaagctaatatatttattcagaaaaaaataaaaaatattaacaGGAGCACCTCTCAGGTTACTTTACAGATGACTTTTATAATAGATTAGagcagtgttctaaaaatcccggatttttaaaaaaatctccGATTAAACCCCGATTAATCCTTAAGAAATATTTGACCGATCtattttttgaaatccgattaatatttataaattatttttggattatatatttcataataaataaggtaaatatattaaatattattaaaataattaaatatatccGATTTCTGTTCCGATTAATCTCTCCGATTAATTCCCGATTTGCCGATTAATCCTAATCGGTAACTAAAAGTAACGATTACCGATTTTTCcaaccatggatcagagggagTAACACATTAAAACTAAAACCAACAGGTCACAGAATTCAATATATGGACAAGAAACAAGAGAGGCCAAGTTTTTTTCCCCAAGTAAGATAGACCGAGCTAATTGCAAGATTGTTCAGCAGAAATTATTAGTTTGAATTGCTTGATGATTTTGAATCTGACACAAAAATCTTCCTCAATAGAAAGAAAGAGAGAACTGAGAAGTGAAGTGTACTCACCACATGAAGGGAAGCACCCAAGGCACTATCTTAAGGAAGGTGTGTGAGTAGATGAATACAATCCTCAGTCGCCAGAGCTATCAAAAACTAAGATAAACTCGTGAAATATATTTATCTCAAGTCTAACAGTATTAAACTTCATGCTGCTTACAATGACCTATCTAACTTGTACATTTATCCTGGAAAATATCTCCCTAGTTTACATATTGAAAATAATCCGTTCACTCCAAAACTAGAGATACCGTTATGTCTACGGATACTTTAAGATTTTCATATAGATTCCCAACATTCGCAAATAACATGTAGTGACAAGAGATACCCAACATTCGCCAAAAACATGTTCTAGTGTTCCTGTCACAGTACCTAATACATGGAATAAGTAACTACAGGCATCATCAAACATGATTTTGTTCTCTGAACTAATTTGAATTTGTTGCCAATTATAGGACAAGCAAAAAAGTTACAATATATAGTTATCAAGCAACACATAGTAATGAGGTAAGAAGATTTACTATAGACTATCGAAGAATATTCAACAGATTAAGATCATAATTCTTGGTTTCAAGCTATACAAGCCTCCATAAGTTTCATGCTCTGCTACAATCTAGTCTATTGAATATTACAATGCTCAAAGGGAACTGAAGAACATCTAATCTTTTAAGGACTTTTCCATATCAAATTGGGATGATAATAGAACAATACAAGGTGAAAACAACATTGAGGTTCTCTCTCAACTTTAAAAAGTTATTAAAAGAAAGAGATCCACCTCATTCTAACCAAGACTCTTGGCAATACACAAATCTAGCTCTAATTAGACAACCAAATCTATCTCCTCCTTTAAGTGCGAAAGGGAGCAACCTAAGAGTGAGTGCAAAATTAAAATCCAAACAAAGGGAAATTAAACATAAGGATGGTCATCTTACAATACGTGGGCATAATACTGCATTTTAGTAGTATCTTCCTTGACGGCCAAATGAAGTAAAAAGTGCTCATACACCAGTAACTTTACCATATATCCCCTTTACTTCATCCTCTTCTTCAAATTTATCACCGTCGGTTTTACCCTCCACCTGCTTAGGCTGTGAAGGAACGCCACCGACTCCAGTAACTGACTGCTGGTACAGAACACCTCCTACAAGTGTCACTAGGAGGCAAAGTAAACCAACTGGAGTGGCATGCTTATCCCAAATCGTCACATTGATGGCAACTGTGAGAAACTTATTAACAACACCAGTCACTGTAAACGCTGTTGCAGAGATTGCCTTCCTAGCAGCAAAACCAAAGAAACTGATAAGCAACCCAAAAACACATGACAAAGATACCGCAGAAAATGCAACAGGATCGAACAAATTTCCAGAATTTGATCCAATGGCAGAAAAAACTTCAGTGTACTCTCCCGTAGCAATCCAAAACAAAGGAGCCATCATCAATGACAACAAGTTATTGTAATACACAAAACCCCAAGTGTTCAATCCAAGATTCGTCACCATATGTTTGATGTAAACCATCTCAGTCGTAATCATGACCAAATAAACCAATGCCCATGAATACGCCTTAAGGCTAAAACCATAATCCGTTGCAACATAACCAACGGCACCACCCAAAATAGTCAACAACGCTAAAAACGTAAGCTTTGAAGGACACGGTTGCTTCCTAAAAAAAGTATCAGCAACCGCAACTAAAAATGGAGTCAACGATCTAAACACAATAAACGTATCCACATTGGCATGACGAAGCAAATTCGTATTAGCAAAAATCGCAAGATAGAAAACAACCGCAGCAGGCATAAACTTCTTGGCAGTCTTAAACACGAACGGATCATAATGCAACAACCCAAATTTACCTAAAACCCAAACCCCTAAAGCTGAAGTAAGGTACTGCAACGCAGTTAAAAGACCCGGATAGTTAAATTTAGTAATTGCAAACTTGTTAATCACCGCAAGCAAACTCGAACAAAGGGCATAACCAATAACCAAACTACTAGTTGCATAATGCTGTTTAGCTATCTCAAGTTTTAAAGCAGGCATCTTTAAGCAATTTTCGACAAATCTTGAAATACCCTTTAATTCTTTTTTCAAGATTATCAATATTCGAAAAATGCCCAATTTTTTCACTAGGGTTTCCTACTTTCCTTATATAGACTCAAACTAAAGATCTTAAATTAACTCAGGTGAATGTAATAAAATGCAAGAAATTAAAAAACAGATTAAAGGGTATTCAAGATCATCAATTTTGAGCTGAGTAATGCATTAAAGATCAAGAAAGAAAGATCATAATGAGACACAGTAGATAAGATGTGTAATTAATGAAGAAACAGAGATGTATAAAAATATATACAGGTAAATGTAGAGATACAGGAGAGGGACTAAGCATGTGAGAAAATAGTAGTGGTCTGAAACTGGGACAGGCTAGTACAGAGCTTGACAGTGAATGAGTGAGTGAAGTGTGAAGGTTTTTACTCAAAGGTCATGGCCTTACCCAATAAGGCAATAGTACTCGTTCTGTCCCTAAAAACATTTCCTATTGTTGTATACGTTTGCCAATGCACACTTTtaattgttaatatttttaaatttatattagtattatatataaaaaatttactGTATTAAAGTACTGATAAATACGAATGCAACGaaatcactcatgactatgtttgatattatacATTAGATGTAAATTAATAGTCGATCGTTTACCGTGAACAATACCGAAAGTTAATATAAGAAGAACAAAACGTGAGGGAGGGAGTATAATACAAGGAAGTTGTTGGAGTATTCTTTGACTAACACCTTGGTTCTTTATCCGTGTTTTCAAAAGGGGGGCGGTTGGACGAAAATTAGAATAGTGTATTTTCATTCGTAATTGTATTCCAATTGTATTCCCGTgcttttaaaataataataataagtagTGATAAATgtaaatttgaaatatttttatttgaaattttttcTATAAAAAATGGGATATAAGTATTTTATCTTGTTAGAGTATTTCCAATATACTCTTTATTTATATACACTCTTATATACACTCTTTATTTAGTTTTGTTATTAAATGAAACTAACTTAAAACCTGTGAAATGTATGGATTGCAAATATATTTTTTagtattttatataaattttaagaaaattatttttaattgattattaaatgtactcattttaaattttaaatgatatgattttATGATAATTAAATCAATACACGTATAAAAAAATACAATGTCCGCATTATGTTTGAGACCTTAAAAAAATACTATTTTAGCGAGATTATTatttaatcgattaactataacaGTTATTTGAAAAAGATAATGTTGATTTGATTTATCCCGGGTCAGTGATCCATTACTCCGACTAAAtccaacta
The sequence above is drawn from the Apium graveolens cultivar Ventura chromosome 2, ASM990537v1, whole genome shotgun sequence genome and encodes:
- the LOC141708868 gene encoding uncharacterized protein LOC141708868 isoform X2, which gives rise to MTISDGNSVYVGGLPYDANEDSIRKAFDLYGRVCAVKIVNDREVGGKCYGFVTFTNPRSAEDAIKDMNGRTIDGRPVKVSEVKNRNGRSNLGRDSFRRNPESGAEWDRGRDRDKVQDRDRFHERPRDRSVDRNQGRDRGYNRSERSQDRERGYNRNDHSQDRERGFNRNDHSQDRERGYIRTRDNDRTRDHLSNRDKDREHGNLKDIEQDHVRNHLPDRDRDPKSDFRNHLLDRDRDPKSDWHQDKEVEQTKIHNGSEEKDKDQIFNYSNGSDANDQRSRELSSEFIGRNENQYQVEGELEFSTQRLEELKKEISHIEESIEEKGEFVEKLQEKSQSLEDALLMAKKLTSHHQTQLTKLHKCYQNMKECSDRAKGYEEELQALVDSTSVEIVRNDDVVLRSGALPNGNL
- the LOC141708868 gene encoding uncharacterized protein LOC141708868 isoform X3 is translated as MTISDGNSVYVGGLPYDANEDSIRKAFDLYGRVCAVKIVNDREVGGKCYGFVTFTNPRSAEDAIKDMNGRTIDGRPVKVSEVKNRNGRSNLGRDSFRRNPESGAEWDRGRDRDKVQDRDRFHERPRDRSVDRNQGRDRGYNRSERSQDRERGYNRNDHSQDRERGFNRNDHSQDRERGYIRTRDNDRTRDHLSNRDKDREHGNLKDIEQDHVRNHLPDRDRDPKSDFRNHLLDRDRDPKSDWHQDKEVEQTKIHNGSEEKDKDQIFNYSNGSSDANDQRSRELSSEFIGRNENQVEGELEFSTQRLEELKKEISHIEESIEEKGEFVEKLQEKSQSLEDALLMAKKLTSHHQTQLTKLHKCYQNMKECSDRAKGYEEELQALVDSTSVEIVRNDDVVLRSGALPNGNL
- the LOC141708868 gene encoding uncharacterized protein LOC141708868 isoform X4, giving the protein MTISDGNSVYVGGLPYDANEDSIRKAFDLYGRVCAVKIVNDREVGGKCYGFVTFTNPRSAEDAIKDMNGRTIDGRPVKVSEVKNRNGRSNLGRDSFRRNPESGAEWDRGRDRDKVQDRDRFHERPRDRSVDRNQGRDRGYNRSERSQDRERGYNRNDHSQDRERGFNRNDHSQDRERGYIRTRDNDRTRDHLSNRDKDREHGNLKDIEQDHVRNHLPDRDRDPKSDFRNHLLDRDRDPKSDWHQDKEVEQTKIHNGSEEKDKDQIFNYSNGSDANDQRSRELSSEFIGRNENQVEGELEFSTQRLEELKKEISHIEESIEEKGEFVEKLQEKSQSLEDALLMAKKLTSHHQTQLTKLHKCYQNMKECSDRAKGYEEELQALVDSTSVEIVRNDDVVLRSGALPNGNL
- the LOC141708870 gene encoding GDP-fucose transporter 1-like, with translation MPALKLEIAKQHYATSSLVIGYALCSSLLAVINKFAITKFNYPGLLTALQYLTSALGVWVLGKFGLLHYDPFVFKTAKKFMPAAVVFYLAIFANTNLLRHANVDTFIVFRSLTPFLVAVADTFFRKQPCPSKLTFLALLTILGGAVGYVATDYGFSLKAYSWALVYLVMITTEMVYIKHMVTNLGLNTWGFVYYNNLLSLMMAPLFWIATGEYTEVFSAIGSNSGNLFDPVAFSAVSLSCVFGLLISFFGFAARKAISATAFTVTGVVNKFLTVAINVTIWDKHATPVGLLCLLVTLVGGVLYQQSVTGVGGVPSQPKQVEGKTDGDKFEEEDEVKGIYGKVTGV
- the LOC141708868 gene encoding uncharacterized protein LOC141708868 isoform X1, which translates into the protein MTISDGNSVYVGGLPYDANEDSIRKAFDLYGRVCAVKIVNDREVGGKCYGFVTFTNPRSAEDAIKDMNGRTIDGRPVKVSEVKNRNGRSNLGRDSFRRNPESGAEWDRGRDRDKVQDRDRFHERPRDRSVDRNQGRDRGYNRSERSQDRERGYNRNDHSQDRERGFNRNDHSQDRERGYIRTRDNDRTRDHLSNRDKDREHGNLKDIEQDHVRNHLPDRDRDPKSDFRNHLLDRDRDPKSDWHQDKEVEQTKIHNGSEEKDKDQIFNYSNGSSDANDQRSRELSSEFIGRNENQYQVEGELEFSTQRLEELKKEISHIEESIEEKGEFVEKLQEKSQSLEDALLMAKKLTSHHQTQLTKLHKCYQNMKECSDRAKGYEEELQALVDSTSVEIVRNDDVVLRSGALPNGNL